TCGACGGTGCCAGGCCACTGTCGGTGTGCGCAACGTCACCGGCGATCAGCAGCCCTGGCACGGCCAGATGCAACGCGCCTACCTGCCGGGCGGGCGCTGGGTGAGCACCGACGAGCCGGCCACCCGGGCGGCCAACCTGGGTCGGGACGTCTTCGCCGATCCCGTGGCCGCGGGTAGCCGGGTGGTGCTCCCGCTGGTCTTCAGCGTCGACGGGCGGGACCCGCCCCGGCAGCTGGAGCTGCGCAGCGGGGTGTTCTCCGCCGGCGTGCGGGTGGATATGCCCTGACCGGCGGGCGGGCGGCGGTCGTACCCTGGGGTCCGTGACCGCCGCCCTCGCCCCCGCCGTGCTCGACGTGGCGGCCTGGCAGGCCCGCCGCCGGGCCCACGAGGAGCGGGTGGACGCCTGGCTGACCCCGCACCTGGCCCGTCGGCGCCGCGGCGAGCGGCACCCGGTGGCCGACTTCCTCTTCACCTACTACTCGCACCGTCCGGCCCAGCTGCGTCGGTGGCATCCGGGCGCGGGGGTCGAGCTGCGCGGCGCGGATCCGGCCGATTTCGGCCGGGACTACCGCGCCACCACCGTCGGGGTCACCCTCGACACCGATGCGGTACGCGCGCGGCGCGGCGACTCGATCGGCTGGATCCGCTCGCTGCTGACGGCCACCGCCGGGCGGACGCCGCATTTCGGCTGCTTCGGGATGCACGAGTGGGCGATGGTCTACCGGCAGACCCGCGAGGAGCTGCGGCACAACGCCTGGCCGTTGCGGCTGGACCCGGAGCGGACCGCCGCGATCGTCGAGGAGCGGGGCGTACGGTGCAGCCACTTCGACGCGTTTCGCTTCTTCACGCCACCGGCCCGGCCGTTGAACGTGCTCACCCCGACCCGGGAGACCCAGCACGCGCACGAGCAGCCGGGCTGCCTGCACGCCAACATGGACCTCTACAAGTGGGCGTACAAGCTGTCGCCACTGCTGCCCTCGGAGCTCGTCGCGGACTGCTTCGAGCTGGCCCGGGAGATCCGCACCCTGGACATGCGGGCCTCCCCGTACGACCTGGCGGCGCTCGGTCATCCGCCGGTACTGGTGGAGACGCCGGAGGGCCGGGCGGAGTACGCCGCCGCGCAGCGCGGCTTCGCCGACCGGGCCGCCGTGCTACGCGTCCGGCTGCTCGCCGCCGTGCCAGCCTGACCGGCTCGCCGCCTTGCCGGCCTGATCCGGGAGCGACCGACTCAGCTTTCCCGGCGGGTACGCAGGCCGTCGACGAGCAGCGCGACCACCGCCGCCATGTCCTCGTCGAGGCCCGGCTCGCTCCACTCGGTGCGGTGGGACGGGTGGTGGAAGCGGGCGGTGGCCTGCAACAGCGCCCGGCCGGCGACCGCCGGGTCGGGCACGCTGAACTCGCCAGCCGCCACCCCGTCGGCGACGATCAGGCTGAGCTGGCCGGCGAGGACCTCCAGGTGGTTGGCGACCGCACCCTCGGAGAGGGTGGCGAGCTGGTGGAAGTTGTCGAACAGCTCCGGGTCCTCGCGGGCCATCCGGCGCTTGGTGCCGCTCAGCTCGGCGAGCCACCGGCGCAGCCGCTGCGGGGCCGGGCCGGGGCCGGTGGCCACCTCGATCAGCGGGGTGGAGACCCGGGCCAGCCAGCGTTCGGCGACCGCCTCGCGCAGCGCGGTCTTGCTGGCGAAGTGCCGGTAGACACTGCCGTGGCTGACGCCCAGCGCGCGGGCGACGTCCAGCACTGTGGCCTTGGCCGGGCCGTACCGGCGCAGCACCTCCTCGGCGGTGTCGAGGATGCGGTCTGCCGTCAGGGCGGTGGCGTCGCTCATTGCTCCAGCCTCCCTGACCGCGCGGACGGCCGTGGCGCGGCCCCCGGCCGGCGGTCGCGCCACGGCCGGGCGGTCATGCCCGCTCGCTGTCCAGGTGCGCCATCTGCGCCTCGTCGTAGCGGGCGCCGGCGGCCGCGCCGGCCGGGACGGCGGTCTCGATCGCGGCCAGGTCCGCCTCGGTCAGGGTGATCGCGGCCGCGCCCAGCGCCTCGGTCAGCCGGTCCCGACGACGGGCGCCGATCAGGGGCACGATGCTCTCGCCCCGGGCGAGCACCCAGGCGATGGCGATCTGCGCCACGGTGACGCCGCGGGCCTCGGCGATGGCGCGCAGGGCGTCCACCAGGGCGAGGTTGCGGTCCAGGTTGGCGCCGGCGAACCGGGGCAGGTGACTGCGGAAGTCGGTGCCGGCGGTCTCCCGCTGCGCCGTCCAGTGGCCGCTGATCAGGCCCCGGGACAGCACCCCGTAGGCGGTGATGCCAACGCCCAGCTCACGCGCCGTCGGCAGGACCTCGGCCTCGGGGCCGCGGGAGATCAGCGAGTACTCGATCTGGAGGTCGGTGATCGGGTGCACGGCGTGCGCCCGGCGCAGCGTCTCGGCGTTCACCTCGGACAGGCCGATGTGCCGGACGTGGCCGGCCTTGACCAGCTCGGCGATGGTGCCCACCACGTCCTCGACGGGCACGTCCGGGGTGAGCCGGGCGGGGCGGTAGATGTCGACGTGGTCGGTGCCGAGCCGGCGCAGGGTGTACGCCAGGAAGTTCTTGATCGCGACGGGTCGGACGTCGACGCCGTTCCAGCCGCCCTCGGCGTCGCGCAGTGCGCCGAACTTGACGCTGATGACGGCGTCGTCCCGGTTGCGACCGCGCAGCGCCTCGCGCAGCAGCAGCTCGTTGTGCCCCATGCCGTAGAAGTCGCCGGTGTCGAGCAGGGTGAGACCGGCGTCCAGGGCGGCGTGGATGGTCGCGATGCTCTCGGCCTCGTCGGCGGTGCCGTAGAGGTCGGACATGCCCATCAGGCCGAGCCCGAGCGCGGCGACGGTGGGGCCGGTGGTGCCGAGGTTGCGGGTTTCCATGGGTCTTCCTCTCCTGGGGTGACCCGTTGAGCGTACATCCTTCGGCTGACAGATTCCAGATTCTGTCAGCCAGGGGCTGGCCCGTCGCCCGTTGTCAGTCCGCGGATGCCGACTCGGTGGGCCGTGGGGTGAAGAAGCGAACGACCTGGTCGGCTGCGCTGGAGGACAGCATCATTGCCTGGACCCGTGCGGACATCTCGGCGATCGGGTGGATTCTGGCGAACATCGCCTCCTCGTAGTTCTGGATCGCCGAGTCGGGGTCGGTGGGGTTGGCGGCGATTTCGGCGGCGAGTTCGGCGGCGTCGAGCATGGCCTGGTTGGCGCCCTCGCCGACCGGCGGCATGAGGTGCGCGGCGTCACCGATGAGGGTGATGCCCGGTCGGTGGGCCCAGCGTGTACCGGTGGGCATCGCCTCGATCCTGCGTGGGTTCGGCGGACCGCCGGCCTCGATGAGCGCGGTGAGGCCGGGGGCCCAGCCGTCGAACATGTCGAGCAGAGCGCGCTTGCTGCGGTAGGCGTCCATGTGGCGAGCGTCCGGGGGCAGGGAGATCCCCACCCGGATGCTGCCATCGCCGAGGCGTTGCGCCGCCAGGATCTGGTTCACACCGATGCACCAGAGGTTCCCGGGGCCGACCAGCTCGGCGAGATCCGGGTGACGCCGGTCCGGGTCGCTGATGCTCAGCTCCACCAAGGTGGCCACGGAGGAGAGTCTCGTGTCGGTCAGCAGCGACCGGACGACCGAGCGTGCACCGTCCGCGCCGATGAGGACGTCGCAGTCGGCGCGGTGACCGCCGTCGAAGGTCAGCCCGAACCCTCCGTCGGGTCGTGGCGTCGCCGCGACGAGCCGGTGCTGCCACGCGACCGCGTCGCCGGGGAGCGAATCGAGCAGCAGGTCACGCAGTGCGCTGCGGTCGATCTCGGGGCGTCCGGAGAATGAGCCGGGTTGTGGCGTGTGGTGCACGAGGGTGCGTCCGGCCGGGTCGAGGATGCGATGCTCCTCGCCCTCGGGCCGCGCCTCGGACCGGAACCGGCCGGTGAGGCCCGCATCGTCCAGGGCCTGCTGCCCGGACTCCGGGTGCAGGTCGAGCATTCCGCCCTGTGCTCGCGCGGATCGGCTCGCCTCGCGTTCGTACACGACCGCGTCGATGTCGTGCCGGTGCAGGATTCGAGCCAGTGTCAGGCCGCCGAGGCCACCACCGGCGATCGCAAATCGCAACATCATCTCCGTTACCGTACGCTGTATATTATGGATACGCTGTACGGTAGCGCACCGCTGCCCGTCTGGGAACGGCCCGAGCCTCAACCGCGGGCGGCGCCGGTGCCACTGAGCCGCGCGAAGATCGCCGCCACGGCGATCCGGATCGCCGACGCACACGGCCTCGACGGGCTGTCGGTACGCAAGATCGCCAAAGAGCTCGGTGTCGGTCCGATGCGGCTCTACGACTACGTGGTCAACAGGTCCGAGCTGCTTGATCTGATGGTCGACGCCGTGTATGCCCAGATCGCCGAGGCCGGCCAGCAATCCGAGTGGCGCTCCACGCTACTGGCCATCGCTCACCGGACCCGCGATGCCGCTCTTGATCATGAGTGGTTCGCCGACCTGCTCGGCGGAAGGCCACACCTGGGACCGCACGCGCTCGCCGTGGGCGAATCGACCGCGGCAGCGCTCAGCCAGGCCCCTGGCGTGCGCGGCATCGACGATCTTCAGCGGGCCCTGGGCGTCCTCAACGCGTTCATCGTCGGAGCGCTCCGCAGGGAGATCACCGAGCGACGCACCGCCCGTTCCACCGGCACCGACGTGTCCGCCTGGCAGGCCGCCCTCGGGCCCTACCTGACACGCATGCTCGAAACAGGCCGCTACCCCACGGTTGCCCGGCTCGTCATCGACGGCGCCCACCTCAACGCCGAGGAGACCTTCCACCACAACCTGATCACCATCCTGGACGGCTTCACCACCCGTCCCCACACGTGAGCCGGTGCTCGCAGGCCAGCACCGGCCGAAAACGCTAGTCGCCGTCGACGCGGCGGTCGCGCTTGCGCTGGGACTGGCGCTTCTTCTCGGCCAGCCGGCGCTCCTTGGCCCCTCGGGACGGGCGCGTCGCCCGGCGCGGTGGAGGCGGGGGCGCCGCGGCCTCGCGCAGCAGCGCGGCCATCCGCTCGCGGGCCGCCTCCCGGTTGGCAAGCTGCGCCCGGTGCTCACTGGCGGCGATCGTCAGCACCCCGTCCACCAGGCGGTTGGCCAGCCGGGCCAACGCCCGGGACCGGACCGACTCGGGCACGGCCGGCGAGTTGGCCAGGTCGTAGCTCAGCTCGACCCGCGAGTCGGCGGTGTTCACGCCCTGCCCACCGGGCCCCGACGAGCGGGAGAAGCGCTCCCGCAGCTCCCCGGCAGGGACGACCCACCGGTCGGTCACCCGCAGTCCGTCGTCCACGCCCCGAGGCTAACCCGCACCGCCGCTCCCGAGGTCACCGGTGCGGTGGTTCACTCTGCGTCGCCGACGGGCTGGGCGCCGGGCCCGCGGTCTCATCGTCCGAGCCGACCGCCGCGTACGCCACCGCGCCGACCAACAGCAACACCACGATGCCCACCTTCGTCGCGGCGACCCGGATGAGCAACCAGGCGAGCTTGCGTAACCCCGGAACACTCGCCTTGGTCTTCTGATAATCGTCCCAACCTCGCCGGGCGCGGGCATAGGCGGCACCAACGACGCAGCCGACCAAGATTCCAACAGCCAGCATGGCGGACAGTGCAGGACGCTCCACCTCAGCCAGTATCCATACCGAGCGTGATATTTCCATGGCCCGATGCTGTCGGGCCGGATATCCGACAGTGGTGGCGATCCCACGGCGCCCCGCAGGGTTGTCCGGGCAGCTCAGCCGCCCTTGCCGATGATCGTGTCGGCGGTTTGCTGCACCTGCTCGATCGGGATGGCGAAGCCGATACCGATCGATCCATTTCCGTCGATGGTGGCGATCGCGGTGTTCACCCCGACCACCTCCCCGCGGGCGTTCACCAACGGCCCGCCCGAGTTGCCGGGATTGATCGACGCGTCGGTCTGCACCGCGCTGTGCCGGTTGTTGCCCAACCGCACCTGACGGTCCAACGCGCTGACGATTCCCGCGGTCACCGTCCCGGACAGACCCAGTGGCGAGCCCACCGCGAGCACCGGCTCACCGACCCGCGTGGCACCCGGCTTGGCCAGCGGTAACGGGGCGAGCCCGGCCGACGCCGGCACCTTCAGCACCGCCAGGTCGCTACGCGGTTCCCGGCCGACCACCTCGGCGGCGTACCGGCGACCGTCGGGCAGCTCCACCGTCACCGGTCCGCCGCCCCCCTTGGCCAGGATGTGGTCGTTGGTGATGAGGTGCTGCTCGTCGTCGACGGCAAAGCCCGAACCGGTCGCCGACGAGCCGTTCGCGCCGCCGGCGAGCACCGACACCACGCCGGGTACGGTCCGCTCGGCGGCGGTGACCAACTCCGCCGGCACCGGGGCTGCGGACGCCGCCGCCTCGCCGGGAGCGCCGTCCCGCCCGGCCACCACGCCACCGGCCACCGCGCCCGAGACGGCGGAGAGCGCCACCACCGCCAGCGCGGCGAGCAGTCGGCCCGGTCGACGCCCGCCGGGATCCCGCCCGTTGCCGGACGGGTCCCAGAACCCGCGGCCGTCCGGGTCGAGTTCCGGCGAGATGAACCAGGGACCGCGCGGTTCGCCCAGTCCGGTCTGCACTGCCATGCGTACTCCTCACGGTCGAAGTCCGTTGCGCGCGGGGGTCAGGGAAGCCGGGAGAACCAGCGCATCGAGCCGGCGGCGGCACCCATCGCGAAGACCAGTCCGAGGCCGATGAACCGGGCCGAGACGTCCTGCCGTTCGGTGCGGTAGCCGACCGAACTGCCGATGTCGTCGTAGACGGCACGCAGTTCGTCGGTGGTGCTGGCCTCGTGGAACATCCCGCCGGTCTCGTCGGCGACCGCCTTGAGGGTCTGCCCGTCGACCGGCACCTGGATCGGCCGCCCGCCGCGGTCCACGAACCCGGACGGGGTGCCGAACGAGATGGCGTGCACCGGCACCTCCGCCGCCACCGCGTCCGCCGCCGCCTCCATCGGGTCCATCCCGGAGGTGTTCGCCCCGTCGGAGAGCAGGATGATCCGCGCCGGCGGGGTCTCCGTGGCAGCCTGGCTGTCCAGGCCCTTGACCGCACCGAGCGAGGTGTTGATGGCCTCGCCGATCGCGGTGCCCTGCACCCCGGTCACCCCCTCGGCGAGCCGACCGATCCCCTCCTCGAGGGCCTCCCGGTCGGTGCCGGGCGGCACCAGCACGGCCGCGCTGCCGGCGAACGCGACCAGACCGACGTTGAACTCCTCGGGCAGGCCGTCGACGAAGCGCCGCGCCGCCTGCTTCGCCGCGGTCAGCCGGTCCGGGTCGACGTCGGTGGCGAGCATGGAGGTGGACACGTCCACCGCCACCATCACCGTGGCGCGTTCCCGGGGCACCTGGACCTCGGCGGTCGGCCGGGCGAAGCCGACCACGAGCAGCGCCAACATGGCCAGGAACAGCCCGGCGGGGACGTGTCGGCGCCACGCCGGCCGCTCCGGAGCCACCCGATCCAGCAGTCGCAGGTTGGTGAAGCGGACCGCGTACCGGCTGCGTCGGCGCTGCATCAGCAGGTACGCGACGACCAGGGCGAGCACGCCGAGCAGCAGCCAGAGTCGCAGCGGCGACTGCCAGATCACGCGACACCTCCCCGGACGACTCCCGCCGGCGCGGCGGCCAACCGGCGCTGGGCGTGCACGTGCCGGACGATGTCCGCACTCCAGTCCCGATCGGTGCGCAGCGCCAGGTGGGTGGCTCCGCTGCGCCGCAGCGCCTGCTGGACCTGGTCACGCTGGGCGGCGGCGGCCGCGGCGTACCGCTCGCGCAGCCGACGGTCCGATGTGCACACCTCGCGCCGGCGGCCGGTCTCCGGGTCGACCAGCGTGATCAGGCCGACGTCCGGCAGCTCCAGCTCACGCGGGTCGGTCACCTCGATGCCCAGCACCTGGTGCCGGACGCTGAGCCGGCGCAGGGTCCGCTCCCAGGGCGGTGGCTCGTCGGGATCGTCGGGCAGGCCGTCGAGGAAGTCGGAGACCACCACGACCAGACCGCGCCGGTTGGCGACCCGGTGCAGGGCGTCGAGCCCGTCCGCCAGCTCCGGCGGCCCGACTGGCACCGACACCCCGACCGACGGACCGGGCCCCTCGGCGGAACCGGTGCCACGGGGCGCGGCCAGCAGCGCGCGGAGCAGGCCGAGCAGGTGGGTACGCCCACTGCGGGCCGGGAAGCGCCGGACCCCGTCGGCGCGCAGCACCTGAGCGCCGAGCCGGTTGCCGACGCCGGCGGTCAGGAAGCCGATCGCGGCGACCGCGGCCACGGCCAGCTCCCGCTTGTCCAGCTCAGCGGTGCCGAACTCCATGCTGGCGCTGGCGTCGACCAGCAGCCAGGTGGTCAGTTCCCGGTCGGCGTCGACCTGCCGGACGTGCGGCACGGCGGTCCGGGCGGTCACCGCCCAGT
Above is a window of Micromonospora coriariae DNA encoding:
- a CDS encoding aldo/keto reductase encodes the protein METRNLGTTGPTVAALGLGLMGMSDLYGTADEAESIATIHAALDAGLTLLDTGDFYGMGHNELLLREALRGRNRDDAVISVKFGALRDAEGGWNGVDVRPVAIKNFLAYTLRRLGTDHVDIYRPARLTPDVPVEDVVGTIAELVKAGHVRHIGLSEVNAETLRRAHAVHPITDLQIEYSLISRGPEAEVLPTARELGVGITAYGVLSRGLISGHWTAQRETAGTDFRSHLPRFAGANLDRNLALVDALRAIAEARGVTVAQIAIAWVLARGESIVPLIGARRRDRLTEALGAAAITLTEADLAAIETAVPAGAAAGARYDEAQMAHLDSERA
- a CDS encoding FAD-dependent oxidoreductase; this encodes MMLRFAIAGGGLGGLTLARILHRHDIDAVVYEREASRSARAQGGMLDLHPESGQQALDDAGLTGRFRSEARPEGEEHRILDPAGRTLVHHTPQPGSFSGRPEIDRSALRDLLLDSLPGDAVAWQHRLVAATPRPDGGFGLTFDGGHRADCDVLIGADGARSVVRSLLTDTRLSSVATLVELSISDPDRRHPDLAELVGPGNLWCIGVNQILAAQRLGDGSIRVGISLPPDARHMDAYRSKRALLDMFDGWAPGLTALIEAGGPPNPRRIEAMPTGTRWAHRPGITLIGDAAHLMPPVGEGANQAMLDAAELAAEIAANPTDPDSAIQNYEEAMFARIHPIAEMSARVQAMMLSSSAADQVVRFFTPRPTESASAD
- a CDS encoding S1C family serine protease, with translation MAVQTGLGEPRGPWFISPELDPDGRGFWDPSGNGRDPGGRRPGRLLAALAVVALSAVSGAVAGGVVAGRDGAPGEAAASAAPVPAELVTAAERTVPGVVSVLAGGANGSSATGSGFAVDDEQHLITNDHILAKGGGGPVTVELPDGRRYAAEVVGREPRSDLAVLKVPASAGLAPLPLAKPGATRVGEPVLAVGSPLGLSGTVTAGIVSALDRQVRLGNNRHSAVQTDASINPGNSGGPLVNARGEVVGVNTAIATIDGNGSIGIGFAIPIEQVQQTADTIIGKGG
- a CDS encoding flagellar basal body-associated FliL family protein, which produces MEISRSVWILAEVERPALSAMLAVGILVGCVVGAAYARARRGWDDYQKTKASVPGLRKLAWLLIRVAATKVGIVVLLLVGAVAYAAVGSDDETAGPAPSPSATQSEPPHR
- a CDS encoding TetR/AcrR family transcriptional regulator, with the translated sequence MDTLYGSAPLPVWERPEPQPRAAPVPLSRAKIAATAIRIADAHGLDGLSVRKIAKELGVGPMRLYDYVVNRSELLDLMVDAVYAQIAEAGQQSEWRSTLLAIAHRTRDAALDHEWFADLLGGRPHLGPHALAVGESTAAALSQAPGVRGIDDLQRALGVLNAFIVGALRREITERRTARSTGTDVSAWQAALGPYLTRMLETGRYPTVARLVIDGAHLNAEETFHHNLITILDGFTTRPHT
- the arfB gene encoding alternative ribosome rescue aminoacyl-tRNA hydrolase ArfB, whose protein sequence is MDDGLRVTDRWVVPAGELRERFSRSSGPGGQGVNTADSRVELSYDLANSPAVPESVRSRALARLANRLVDGVLTIAASEHRAQLANREAARERMAALLREAAAPPPPPRRATRPSRGAKERRLAEKKRQSQRKRDRRVDGD
- a CDS encoding DUF58 domain-containing protein, which translates into the protein MRRVVAAPADPGLAELAPDQRLRRLELTVTRRLNGLLHGQYRGLLPGPGSEPAGSREYRPGEDEVRRMDWAVTARTAVPHVRQVDADRELTTWLLVDASASMEFGTAELDKRELAVAAVAAIGFLTAGVGNRLGAQVLRADGVRRFPARSGRTHLLGLLRALLAAPRGTGSAEGPGPSVGVSVPVGPPELADGLDALHRVANRRGLVVVVSDFLDGLPDDPDEPPPWERTLRRLSVRHQVLGIEVTDPRELELPDVGLITLVDPETGRRREVCTSDRRLRERYAAAAAAQRDQVQQALRRSGATHLALRTDRDWSADIVRHVHAQRRLAAAPAGVVRGGVA
- a CDS encoding 3-methyladenine DNA glycosylase, producing the protein MTAALAPAVLDVAAWQARRRAHEERVDAWLTPHLARRRRGERHPVADFLFTYYSHRPAQLRRWHPGAGVELRGADPADFGRDYRATTVGVTLDTDAVRARRGDSIGWIRSLLTATAGRTPHFGCFGMHEWAMVYRQTREELRHNAWPLRLDPERTAAIVEERGVRCSHFDAFRFFTPPARPLNVLTPTRETQHAHEQPGCLHANMDLYKWAYKLSPLLPSELVADCFELAREIRTLDMRASPYDLAALGHPPVLVETPEGRAEYAAAQRGFADRAAVLRVRLLAAVPA
- a CDS encoding TetR family transcriptional regulator; protein product: MSDATALTADRILDTAEEVLRRYGPAKATVLDVARALGVSHGSVYRHFASKTALREAVAERWLARVSTPLIEVATGPGPAPQRLRRWLAELSGTKRRMAREDPELFDNFHQLATLSEGAVANHLEVLAGQLSLIVADGVAAGEFSVPDPAVAGRALLQATARFHHPSHRTEWSEPGLDEDMAAVVALLVDGLRTRRES
- a CDS encoding VWA domain-containing protein translates to MIWQSPLRLWLLLGVLALVVAYLLMQRRRSRYAVRFTNLRLLDRVAPERPAWRRHVPAGLFLAMLALLVVGFARPTAEVQVPRERATVMVAVDVSTSMLATDVDPDRLTAAKQAARRFVDGLPEEFNVGLVAFAGSAAVLVPPGTDREALEEGIGRLAEGVTGVQGTAIGEAINTSLGAVKGLDSQAATETPPARIILLSDGANTSGMDPMEAAADAVAAEVPVHAISFGTPSGFVDRGGRPIQVPVDGQTLKAVADETGGMFHEASTTDELRAVYDDIGSSVGYRTERQDVSARFIGLGLVFAMGAAAGSMRWFSRLP